In Staphylococcus lloydii, the following proteins share a genomic window:
- a CDS encoding THUMP domain-containing class I SAM-dependent RNA methyltransferase, whose amino-acid sequence MYKLLAVCPMGLESIVAKEVQELGYETTVENGKIFFEGDESAIVKCNLWLRTADRVKIVVGQFTTTTFDHLFEQTKSLPWEAFIDQDGSFPVQGKSVKSTLYSVPDCQAIVKKAIVERLKSAYNESGWLNETGAKYPIEISILKDKALLTIDTSGSGLNKRGYRLAQGEAPIKETLAASLIRLANWNGDTPLIDPFCGSGTIAIEACLIAQNIAPGFNRDFVSESWDIIPDNLYDDMRNEAENMADYDRHVEIYASDIDPEMIEIAKRNAEEVGLGDIIQFSVKDVNTLTIDTEEPVALIGNPPYGERIGDRAEVEEMYRYIGKLMNEHPYLSTYILTSNKEFEFLTNKKATKRRKLFNGYIECTYFQYWGAKKPKN is encoded by the coding sequence ATGTATAAATTATTAGCTGTATGTCCAATGGGACTTGAATCAATTGTAGCTAAAGAAGTACAAGAATTAGGTTATGAAACGACAGTAGAAAATGGCAAAATCTTTTTCGAAGGTGACGAATCTGCAATAGTTAAATGTAATTTATGGTTAAGAACTGCAGACAGAGTCAAGATTGTTGTTGGCCAGTTTACTACAACAACATTCGATCATTTGTTTGAACAAACAAAATCGTTACCATGGGAAGCTTTTATAGACCAAGATGGTAGCTTTCCTGTCCAAGGTAAAAGCGTTAAATCAACATTGTATAGTGTGCCAGATTGCCAAGCTATAGTTAAAAAAGCAATTGTTGAGCGTCTAAAATCTGCTTATAACGAAAGCGGTTGGTTAAATGAAACTGGCGCTAAATATCCAATTGAGATATCTATTTTAAAAGACAAGGCATTATTAACGATAGATACTTCTGGTTCTGGATTAAACAAAAGAGGATATAGACTCGCACAAGGTGAAGCACCAATTAAAGAAACTTTAGCAGCAAGTTTAATTAGACTAGCTAATTGGAATGGTGATACACCATTAATTGATCCATTTTGTGGTTCAGGTACGATAGCAATCGAAGCTTGTCTGATCGCTCAAAACATTGCACCTGGTTTTAATAGAGATTTCGTTTCAGAATCGTGGGATATTATTCCAGACAATTTATACGATGATATGCGTAACGAAGCTGAAAATATGGCTGATTACGACCGTCATGTCGAGATTTATGCTTCAGATATCGATCCAGAGATGATTGAAATCGCTAAAAGAAACGCCGAAGAAGTAGGTTTAGGTGATATTATTCAATTTAGCGTTAAAGACGTTAACACTTTAACAATTGATACCGAAGAACCTGTTGCCTTAATAGGTAACCCTCCTTATGGTGAACGTATAGGTGATAGAGCCGAGGTTGAGGAAATGTATAGATATATAGGTAAGCTAATGAATGAACATCCATATCTATCGACATATATCTTAACAAGCAATAAAGAATTTGAGTTCTTAACAAATAAAAAAGCTACAAAAAGAAGGAAATTATTTAACGGTTATATTGAATGTACATACTTCCAATATTGGGGAGCAAAGAAACCGAAAAACTAA
- the gpsB gene encoding cell division regulator GpsB has product MSDVSLKLSAKDIYEKDFEKTMTRGYRREEVDAFLDDIIADYQKMSDLNNEVVKLSEENSKLKKELEDLRLRVATTRPQENKNFSSNSNNNNSNSNNNVDILKRISNLEKAVFGK; this is encoded by the coding sequence ATGTCAGATGTTTCATTAAAACTATCAGCAAAAGATATTTACGAAAAAGATTTCGAAAAAACGATGACTCGTGGTTACAGAAGGGAAGAAGTTGACGCATTTTTAGATGATATCATTGCAGATTATCAAAAAATGTCCGATTTAAACAATGAGGTAGTAAAACTATCCGAAGAAAATAGTAAACTTAAAAAAGAACTTGAAGATTTAAGATTACGCGTTGCAACAACAAGACCACAAGAAAATAAAAACTTCTCATCAAACAGTAACAACAACAATAGCAACAGTAATAATAACGTAGATATTCTTAAACGTATTTCTAACTTAGAAAAAGCAGTATTTGGTAAATAA
- a CDS encoding DUF1273 domain-containing protein — MIKTIYITGYKSFELNIFKDDAPEVYYLKQFIEHKFKQLIDEGLEWVLVQGQLGIELWAAEVVLSLKATYPELKLGIITPFYGHTERWNDVNKSKYMQIEQQADFVDSVFHTNYEGPHQFQQTDQFMLDHTDQTILIYDEEQEASPKFFKTKLVEFKDKTNYTCDIVTFDELTEFINDLQWSQEQSFE, encoded by the coding sequence ATGATTAAAACAATTTATATTACTGGTTATAAATCTTTTGAGTTGAATATTTTTAAAGATGACGCCCCTGAAGTATATTATTTAAAACAATTTATCGAACATAAATTTAAACAATTGATTGACGAAGGTTTAGAATGGGTATTAGTACAGGGTCAGCTTGGTATAGAACTATGGGCAGCCGAAGTCGTATTATCATTAAAAGCTACTTATCCTGAGTTGAAATTAGGTATCATTACGCCATTCTATGGTCATACAGAAAGATGGAATGATGTTAACAAAAGTAAGTATATGCAAATAGAACAGCAGGCTGATTTTGTGGATAGTGTTTTTCATACTAACTATGAAGGACCACATCAGTTCCAACAGACTGACCAGTTTATGTTAGACCATACAGATCAAACAATTTTGATTTATGACGAAGAGCAAGAGGCAAGCCCAAAGTTTTTTAAAACGAAGTTAGTTGAATTTAAAGATAAAACAAACTATACTTGTGACATAGTGACGTTTGATGAATTGACAGAATTCATTAACGATTTACAATGGTCTCAAGAACAAAGTTTTGAATGA
- the rarD gene encoding EamA family transporter RarD, with protein sequence MNNEFRRGILFAFAAYFLWGVLPIYWDLIHGFGAFEILAYRIVFSMIFMVLVVVISNKTKPFINNVNQLIKQPLQLVAIIAAGYVITINWGTFIWAVTNGHVLQSSLGYYINPLISILLAFIFLKERFNKFEWIAIALAFIGVLYMTFEIGVFPYVSLLLAFSFGLYGLIKKLVPIDAISSITIECIVTAPAGIIYLWYVTQQGHSGFGMNISTLWIVFSGAVTAIPLILFSAGAKRIPLSLTGFLQYIGPTLMFVLGVFVFKEPFDIHQFITFIFIWLGIIVYSISQYLKIKKSKNPVIQ encoded by the coding sequence ATGAATAATGAATTTAGAAGAGGGATTTTGTTTGCCTTCGCAGCGTATTTCTTATGGGGCGTTTTACCCATATATTGGGACTTAATACATGGATTTGGTGCCTTTGAAATATTAGCATATAGAATTGTATTCTCTATGATTTTTATGGTATTAGTAGTCGTTATATCTAATAAGACGAAACCGTTTATTAACAACGTCAATCAACTCATTAAGCAACCTTTACAACTTGTCGCAATTATTGCCGCAGGGTACGTGATTACGATTAACTGGGGGACTTTTATTTGGGCCGTAACTAACGGGCATGTCTTACAATCAAGTTTAGGATATTACATTAACCCACTAATCAGTATTTTATTAGCCTTTATATTTTTAAAAGAACGTTTTAATAAATTTGAATGGATTGCCATTGCATTAGCCTTTATTGGTGTCTTATATATGACATTTGAAATTGGTGTATTTCCATATGTTTCATTATTATTAGCCTTTTCATTCGGTTTATATGGCTTGATTAAAAAGTTAGTTCCAATTGATGCGATTAGTAGTATTACAATTGAATGTATCGTGACTGCACCAGCTGGAATTATATATTTATGGTATGTCACACAACAGGGGCATAGTGGTTTTGGCATGAATATTTCCACATTATGGATTGTATTCTCAGGTGCCGTAACTGCAATACCGCTCATATTATTTTCTGCAGGTGCCAAACGTATCCCGTTATCTTTAACTGGTTTTCTTCAATACATTGGACCTACGCTGATGTTTGTATTAGGCGTCTTTGTTTTCAAAGAACCTTTTGATATCCATCAATTTATCACGTTTATCTTTATTTGGTTAGGTATTATTGTTTATAGCATTTCACAATACTTAAAAATCAAAAAAAGCAAAAATCCAGTTATTCAATAA
- a CDS encoding DUF1798 family protein — translation MPQFIDDLINDVQLMQTRYEIAKEEGDYDFYEVVKPFTTHIDNLITQIKAHKTEILSLSYMNNQKFEILISNIETLSVECHFKRTSRKLFMEKLKAVQYDLGYIQRSELPL, via the coding sequence ATGCCACAATTTATTGATGACTTAATAAATGATGTACAACTTATGCAAACGCGTTATGAGATTGCCAAAGAAGAAGGGGATTACGATTTTTATGAGGTAGTTAAACCTTTTACAACTCATATCGATAATTTAATCACTCAAATTAAAGCACATAAAACTGAAATATTAAGCCTTTCTTATATGAACAATCAAAAGTTTGAAATTTTAATTTCTAATATAGAAACTTTGTCGGTTGAATGTCATTTTAAACGAACAAGTAGGAAATTGTTTATGGAAAAACTAAAGGCTGTGCAATATGATTTAGGCTATATACAGAGAAGTGAGTTGCCACTATGA